Proteins from a single region of Runella sp. SP2:
- a CDS encoding SusE domain-containing protein — MKKWFHKCLFAVVATTMLASCEKDEIKAVLNSGAVPVVTLSSQTVVLTKENADKDALTVSWAKPDYGFEAPANYTVLIDKKGGDFSNAASIVTGTELKKTFKASELNPILLKLGLKAATAGDIDIKVQSFLGGSTTLASTVMSVKATPYLDKLDLSTNWGIVGSATVNGWNGPDMPFYKSDKANVYVAYVALIDGEIKFRQDNKWDVNMGDNGADGTLEAGGANIVVKQGNYKITFDASALKYTIDKYAWGLVGSATPSGWSAPDVPFFYDPATDQWRAIATLKDGEIKIRQNEDWAVNYGDKGADGTLEAGGDNIVVKAGLYLITVDFKSMKYTIVPYKAWGVVGSATPNGWNGPDAKFTPDFGTEGIWTLSGIKLVDGEMKFRQNDDWGVNYGDDKADGVMEPGGANIVVKAGTYDIILDFTNAAKPTYKLTKK; from the coding sequence ATGAAAAAGTGGTTTCATAAATGCTTATTCGCGGTCGTTGCGACGACGATGCTGGCCTCATGCGAAAAAGACGAAATAAAGGCCGTCCTCAATTCGGGAGCAGTGCCTGTGGTGACCCTTTCGTCACAAACAGTCGTACTGACCAAAGAAAATGCGGACAAAGATGCCTTGACGGTATCGTGGGCAAAACCTGATTATGGTTTTGAGGCACCTGCCAACTACACCGTTTTGATTGATAAAAAAGGAGGTGATTTCTCCAATGCAGCGTCGATTGTGACGGGAACGGAATTGAAAAAGACGTTCAAAGCATCAGAGTTGAACCCGATTTTGTTGAAACTCGGCTTGAAAGCAGCTACCGCTGGCGACATCGACATCAAAGTTCAGTCGTTTTTGGGTGGAAGCACTACGTTAGCATCAACGGTGATGTCAGTAAAAGCAACGCCTTATTTGGACAAACTTGACCTTTCTACCAACTGGGGAATCGTGGGAAGTGCGACTGTAAACGGCTGGAATGGCCCAGATATGCCGTTCTACAAATCGGATAAAGCCAATGTGTATGTAGCATACGTAGCGTTGATTGATGGTGAAATCAAATTCCGCCAAGACAACAAATGGGATGTCAATATGGGTGATAATGGTGCTGACGGTACACTAGAAGCAGGTGGTGCCAACATTGTAGTCAAACAAGGGAATTATAAGATTACGTTTGATGCAAGTGCTCTAAAATATACCATTGATAAATACGCGTGGGGGTTAGTCGGTAGTGCCACACCAAGTGGCTGGAGCGCCCCAGACGTGCCATTCTTCTACGACCCAGCCACCGATCAGTGGCGTGCGATTGCGACGTTGAAAGATGGTGAAATCAAGATTCGTCAGAATGAAGATTGGGCAGTCAACTACGGTGACAAAGGCGCCGACGGTACGCTCGAAGCAGGTGGGGACAATATCGTGGTAAAAGCAGGTTTGTATTTGATTACCGTTGATTTTAAGTCAATGAAATACACGATTGTACCATACAAAGCATGGGGAGTGGTAGGAAGTGCCACGCCTAATGGCTGGAATGGCCCTGACGCCAAATTTACGCCTGATTTTGGTACCGAAGGAATTTGGACATTGAGCGGAATTAAATTGGTGGACGGTGAGATGAAGTTCCGCCAAAACGATGATTGGGGAGTCAACTACGGTGATGATAAAGCCGATGGTGTGATGGAGCCTGGTGGAGCCAACATTGTCGTAAAAGCAGGAACGTACGATATCATTCTTGATTTTACTAACGCTGCCAAGCCGACGTATAAGTTGACCAAAAAATAA
- a CDS encoding alpha/beta hydrolase has translation MYRYLALLSLVGAVLIGKAQNQSLQLSGGKITRFENFRSRFVAERTVDVWTPSDYTPTQKYAVLYMHDGQMLFDSLSTWNRQEWGVDETLEKLSQTHPEFKNCLVVGIWNSGKGRHPDYFPQRPYELLTHTQKQFVTEQLQKIGRTTDAFVPNSDNYLRFIVEELKPFIDSTFSTFPNPENTLIAGSSMGGLISMYAFCEYPDVFGRVACLSTHWPGIFSLENNPIPDAFVKYLETNLPPPQKGRKIYFDFGTATLDALYEPTQRRVDALLKAKKYKAEHWKTLKFEGADHSEKAWKERLAVPFTFLLQK, from the coding sequence ATGTACAGATACTTAGCATTGCTCAGTTTGGTTGGTGCAGTCTTAATTGGGAAAGCCCAAAACCAATCTCTCCAACTTTCAGGCGGTAAAATAACACGCTTTGAAAACTTCCGCTCTCGTTTTGTGGCTGAGCGAACGGTTGATGTGTGGACACCCTCCGATTACACGCCTACCCAGAAATACGCTGTGTTGTATATGCACGACGGACAGATGTTGTTTGATTCGTTGTCAACTTGGAATCGGCAAGAGTGGGGTGTGGACGAAACCCTCGAAAAGCTTTCACAAACTCATCCTGAATTCAAAAATTGCCTTGTGGTTGGAATCTGGAACTCGGGAAAAGGCCGCCACCCCGATTATTTTCCACAACGGCCTTATGAGTTGCTTACCCATACCCAAAAGCAATTTGTGACCGAACAACTTCAAAAAATAGGCCGAACCACAGATGCGTTTGTTCCTAATTCGGATAACTACCTACGATTTATTGTCGAAGAACTTAAACCCTTCATTGATAGTACGTTTTCGACCTTCCCAAATCCTGAAAATACCCTGATTGCGGGTTCGAGCATGGGAGGATTGATTTCGATGTATGCCTTTTGCGAATATCCTGACGTTTTTGGGCGTGTGGCTTGCTTATCTACGCATTGGCCTGGAATTTTTTCGCTAGAAAATAACCCTATTCCTGATGCCTTTGTAAAGTATTTGGAAACTAATCTCCCGCCTCCTCAAAAAGGCCGTAAAATCTATTTTGACTTTGGTACGGCTACGTTGGACGCACTCTATGAACCTACGCAGCGGCGAGTGGATGCTTTATTAAAAGCAAAAAAATACAAAGCAGAGCATTGGAAAACGCTAAAATTTGAAGGAGCAGACCACTCCGAAAAAGCTTGGAAAGAGCGATTAGCCGTTCCATTTACATTTTTACTTCAAAAGTGA
- a CDS encoding glycoside hydrolase family 13 protein has translation MKKLPFLVFILLTFAFRVQAQRIEPAFWWVGMKEPRLQLLVHHNGIGATEPQVTYAGVKLTKVTRVKSPNYLFLDLTIAATTKTGSFPITFKKDGKTVATYSYELKNREPNSANRQGFTSADAMYLVTPDRFVNANPANDNVEGMTDKVDRTGKDKRHGGDIQGIIEHLDYIQKLGFSALWICPLQENNQNMGSYHGYAMTDLYKIDARFGSNEEYRKLSKEAQKRGIKLVIDLVPNHCGSEHWWMKDLPTDDWVNFQGNPKITHHARESIQDPHASEYDKELHASGWFVSSMPDLNQRNPLMANYLIQNTVWWIEYADLHGIRVDTYPYSDKDFMSRWSQRIMSEYPRFSMVGEEWSVNPSIVAFWQKGNKNANGYVSEMSSMFDFPLQNALTEALNEDDRIYNRGLVKIYQTLSQDFLYAAPNNLVIMPDNHDMSRFYTQIHENFDLWKMGIAFLLTTRGTPQIYYGTEVLMTNPKSDSHDEIRGEMPGGWADHTVSAFTEKGLTPQQLEAKQFITKLLQWRKTNAAVQTGKLKHFTARDGLYVYFRYNDAQKVMVVMNKNKEPLKLDLSKYSEILKGASSVKNVVTGEMNSLANGLTINASSALVLEVK, from the coding sequence ATGAAAAAACTTCCTTTTTTAGTCTTCATCTTGCTAACCTTTGCCTTTAGGGTTCAGGCCCAGCGCATCGAACCTGCCTTTTGGTGGGTAGGTATGAAAGAGCCTCGTTTACAGTTGCTTGTACACCATAACGGCATCGGTGCCACTGAGCCTCAAGTGACTTACGCAGGGGTAAAACTGACGAAAGTAACGCGTGTAAAAAGCCCCAATTACCTTTTTTTAGATTTGACTATTGCTGCCACTACCAAAACAGGAAGCTTTCCAATTACCTTTAAAAAGGATGGGAAAACGGTGGCGACTTATTCGTATGAATTAAAGAATCGAGAACCTAATTCGGCTAATCGCCAAGGGTTTACCTCAGCCGACGCCATGTATTTGGTAACTCCAGACCGTTTTGTGAATGCGAATCCCGCTAATGACAACGTGGAAGGGATGACCGATAAAGTTGACAGAACTGGAAAAGATAAACGGCATGGAGGTGATATTCAGGGGATTATCGAGCATTTGGATTACATTCAAAAGCTGGGTTTTTCGGCACTTTGGATTTGTCCATTGCAAGAAAATAACCAAAATATGGGTTCGTACCACGGCTATGCCATGACCGATTTGTACAAAATAGATGCACGTTTTGGGAGCAATGAAGAGTACCGAAAGTTGTCGAAAGAAGCCCAAAAAAGGGGTATAAAATTAGTGATTGATTTGGTGCCTAATCACTGTGGTTCAGAGCATTGGTGGATGAAGGATTTACCCACCGACGACTGGGTGAATTTTCAAGGAAACCCTAAAATAACCCACCACGCCCGCGAGAGTATTCAAGACCCCCACGCGAGCGAGTACGACAAAGAACTACACGCCAGCGGTTGGTTTGTGTCAAGTATGCCCGATTTGAATCAGCGTAATCCGTTGATGGCCAATTATTTGATTCAAAATACAGTCTGGTGGATTGAGTACGCTGATTTGCACGGAATTCGGGTTGATACGTATCCTTATTCTGATAAAGACTTTATGAGTCGCTGGTCGCAACGCATCATGAGCGAGTATCCCCGTTTTAGCATGGTCGGGGAAGAGTGGTCGGTTAATCCTTCGATTGTAGCATTTTGGCAAAAAGGGAATAAAAATGCCAATGGATACGTGTCGGAAATGTCAAGTATGTTTGATTTCCCGCTGCAAAATGCCTTGACTGAAGCCTTGAATGAAGATGACCGAATTTACAACCGTGGTTTGGTGAAAATATACCAAACGCTGTCGCAGGACTTTTTATACGCAGCGCCCAATAATTTGGTTATTATGCCAGATAACCACGACATGAGCCGTTTTTACACCCAAATCCACGAAAATTTCGACCTGTGGAAAATGGGAATTGCATTTTTGCTGACGACGAGGGGTACACCACAAATTTATTACGGAACAGAAGTACTGATGACCAATCCGAAAAGTGATTCGCACGACGAGATTCGGGGCGAAATGCCAGGGGGATGGGCTGACCATACTGTAAGTGCCTTCACCGAAAAAGGGTTAACACCCCAACAGTTGGAAGCAAAACAATTTATAACCAAATTGCTTCAATGGCGTAAAACCAATGCGGCCGTTCAAACGGGCAAATTGAAACACTTTACCGCCCGCGATGGCCTGTATGTGTATTTTAGGTACAACGATGCCCAAAAAGTAATGGTGGTGATGAACAAAAATAAAGAACCGTTGAAACTAGATTTGAGCAAATACTCGGAAATTTTGAAGGGAGCATCGTCGGTAAAAAATGTAGTGACGGGAGAAATGAATTCGTTAGCCAATGGCTTGACTATCAATGCTTCGTCGGCACTTGTTTTGGAGGTAAAATAA
- a CDS encoding alpha-amylase family glycosyl hydrolase — translation MKKLISIFLGLLVSQWSWGQALAVKPEFPTADGEVTLTFDLTQAKDTRKAALMNQASGLYIWAWGGSDVSNRTSEFGPAGQSSFSQPYAPGLLTRVSDNVWTIKITPSKYLSVPAGKTLRWMGVLVKNANGSGQTEDFLFNFYTSNQLFVRFTTPTEKTLFVDANSSLRVRASASTSSQLTLTLDGTTVASAKDTAISTTIAVGNTPNQRRTVKIVASANNQEVTDEFSFTVSPTPAVAALPAGLKNGINYTSATSATLVLFAPNKKFIYVTGDFNNWETRTDYLMNRTPDGQTYWLEIRNLTPQKEYAFQYLVDGVMPISDPYSEKILDAFNDKFIPATNYPNLMAFPAKALGNSASVLQTAQVPYVWKTTNFKRPANEDLVIYELLVRDFVDSRWYKTVGDSLNYLKKLGVNAIELMPVMEFAGNDSWGYNPIFHAAPDKAYGTPDDLKAFIDKCHANGIAVILDMVLNQADYEFPYVKMYWDGNRPSADNPMFNLQATHPFSVFFDFNHESAATKSYVERVNEFWLKEYRFDGYRFDLSKGFTQVNSGNDVAFWGRYDASRIAIWKRIYDQIRKTDPTAYVILEHFADDNEEAELTNYGMMVWDNQNGAVREAVKTGKGNFNRLSWKNHAGFQKPAAIGYMESHDEERIVYDAITNGSAEVKSVATAIERVKAAAALFFLTPGPKLLWQFGELGYDVSIDQNGRTGAKPIRWEYLRDNKRLQLYNVFSELIRFKTTQAVTKTTDFSLQTTETIKQLILNSPTMKVQVIANFGLTDQVVALPVGRWFDFFSGDEITVTSSLPQYAFRAGQFHVLTSEKVAVTSQNTVSWKIQTITSAEPSPKETTLQLSPNPTQDWLNVAWESAYRGEVRIEIMDMTGRAIRHFLPQKLTNQMQQRISVKEVPAGTYFLKIAEGTASQTQRWIKQ, via the coding sequence ATGAAAAAACTCATTTCTATTTTCCTGGGGCTATTGGTGAGTCAATGGAGTTGGGGACAGGCATTGGCGGTCAAACCAGAATTCCCTACCGCTGATGGTGAAGTAACCTTGACGTTTGATTTAACGCAAGCGAAAGACACCCGCAAAGCCGCCTTGATGAATCAAGCCTCGGGCTTGTATATTTGGGCCTGGGGTGGCTCGGATGTATCGAACCGCACGTCCGAATTTGGCCCCGCAGGCCAATCCAGTTTTTCACAACCTTACGCGCCTGGATTGTTGACGCGGGTAAGTGATAACGTTTGGACGATTAAAATTACGCCTTCAAAATACCTGAGCGTGCCTGCGGGAAAAACGCTTCGGTGGATGGGCGTATTGGTAAAAAACGCCAACGGCTCAGGCCAAACCGAAGACTTTTTGTTCAACTTTTATACTTCAAATCAGTTGTTTGTACGTTTCACTACCCCTACTGAAAAAACGCTCTTTGTCGATGCTAATTCTTCGCTACGGGTGAGGGCAAGTGCTTCTACTTCGTCTCAATTGACGCTTACGCTCGACGGAACAACAGTAGCTTCCGCCAAAGACACGGCTATTTCGACCACGATTGCCGTTGGAAATACACCAAATCAGCGGCGAACGGTAAAAATTGTAGCAAGTGCCAACAACCAAGAAGTTACTGATGAATTTTCGTTTACTGTTAGCCCTACGCCTGCGGTAGCGGCTCTTCCTGCTGGACTGAAAAATGGCATTAATTATACTTCGGCTACGTCGGCAACATTGGTGCTATTTGCTCCCAACAAGAAGTTTATTTACGTTACGGGTGATTTTAATAATTGGGAAACGCGTACTGACTATTTGATGAATCGAACCCCTGATGGGCAGACGTATTGGTTAGAAATCAGAAATTTAACTCCCCAAAAAGAATACGCGTTTCAATACTTGGTCGATGGCGTAATGCCGATTAGTGACCCGTACAGCGAGAAGATTTTGGATGCCTTTAACGATAAATTTATTCCAGCCACGAACTATCCTAATTTGATGGCTTTCCCCGCGAAAGCCTTGGGAAATAGCGCGTCGGTACTCCAAACGGCCCAAGTTCCTTACGTTTGGAAAACTACTAATTTCAAACGCCCCGCCAACGAAGATTTGGTGATTTATGAGCTACTCGTGCGGGATTTTGTGGATAGTCGCTGGTACAAAACGGTGGGAGACTCGCTCAATTACCTCAAGAAACTCGGGGTTAATGCCATTGAGTTAATGCCTGTTATGGAGTTTGCGGGCAATGATTCTTGGGGGTACAATCCCATCTTTCACGCAGCCCCTGACAAGGCATACGGCACGCCTGATGATTTGAAGGCATTCATTGACAAATGCCACGCCAACGGGATTGCGGTGATTTTGGACATGGTACTCAACCAAGCCGATTATGAGTTTCCGTACGTAAAAATGTACTGGGATGGCAATCGTCCGTCGGCCGATAATCCCATGTTTAATCTCCAAGCAACGCACCCGTTTAGCGTGTTTTTTGATTTTAACCACGAATCCGCTGCGACCAAATCATACGTGGAGCGAGTCAATGAATTTTGGTTGAAGGAATACCGTTTTGATGGCTATCGCTTTGACTTATCCAAAGGATTTACGCAGGTGAATTCGGGAAATGACGTGGCTTTTTGGGGACGTTACGATGCCAGCCGAATCGCCATTTGGAAGCGAATTTATGACCAAATTCGTAAAACCGACCCGACGGCCTACGTCATTTTAGAGCATTTCGCCGACGACAACGAAGAAGCTGAGTTGACCAATTATGGCATGATGGTGTGGGATAACCAAAACGGTGCGGTACGCGAAGCCGTCAAAACTGGAAAAGGGAATTTTAACCGATTATCGTGGAAAAACCACGCAGGTTTTCAAAAACCAGCGGCCATTGGTTACATGGAAAGCCACGACGAAGAGCGAATTGTGTACGACGCCATCACCAACGGCAGTGCTGAGGTGAAAAGCGTAGCCACGGCCATTGAACGTGTAAAGGCCGCCGCCGCGTTGTTTTTCTTAACGCCAGGGCCAAAATTACTATGGCAATTTGGGGAATTGGGCTACGACGTGTCAATTGACCAAAACGGTCGGACGGGGGCTAAACCCATTCGGTGGGAGTATTTGCGGGATAATAAACGCCTTCAACTCTATAATGTTTTTTCGGAACTGATTCGCTTCAAAACGACGCAGGCCGTGACCAAAACGACAGATTTTAGCCTACAAACGACCGAAACGATTAAACAGTTGATTCTGAATTCGCCAACGATGAAAGTACAGGTCATTGCCAACTTTGGACTTACCGACCAAGTCGTTGCGCTGCCCGTAGGTCGCTGGTTTGACTTTTTCTCAGGCGATGAAATTACGGTGACTTCTTCCTTGCCGCAATACGCGTTTCGGGCGGGGCAGTTTCATGTACTGACCTCCGAAAAAGTGGCCGTTACTTCACAAAATACCGTTTCGTGGAAAATACAAACGATTACCTCGGCAGAACCTTCGCCAAAAGAGACAACCCTGCAATTGTCGCCTAATCCTACCCAAGATTGGCTAAACGTGGCGTGGGAGAGTGCCTACCGCGGGGAGGTAAGAATAGAAATTATGGATATGACAGGACGGGCAATTCGCCATTTTTTACCCCAGAAATTGACCAACCAAATGCAGCAGCGCATTTCGGTGAAAGAAGTGCCAGCGGGTACTTATTTCTTGAAAATAGCGGAAGGAACAGCTTCCCAAACCCAACGCTGGATAAAACAATAA
- a CDS encoding MerR family transcriptional regulator, whose protein sequence is MAITKSKKLPNKGERPVYPEPKLISDINEVAKRYGFENTSKLRYWETQFPMLRPEKRGGDRIYNRGDIELLDEIVYLVEYKGHQLAAARQLIESGRSQRNKINRAIEQLETVKAYLENLKEVLT, encoded by the coding sequence ATGGCAATAACTAAGTCGAAAAAGCTTCCAAACAAGGGCGAAAGACCCGTTTATCCCGAGCCCAAATTAATTTCTGACATCAACGAGGTAGCCAAGCGTTATGGATTTGAAAATACGTCTAAATTACGCTACTGGGAAACTCAGTTCCCCATGTTACGCCCCGAAAAACGCGGAGGTGATCGCATTTATAACCGTGGTGACATTGAGCTTTTGGACGAAATTGTGTATTTAGTAGAATACAAAGGGCACCAATTGGCCGCCGCTCGTCAGTTGATAGAATCGGGTAGAAGTCAGCGTAATAAAATAAATCGGGCCATCGAACAGTTAGAAACAGTAAAGGCGTATTTAGAAAACTTGAAAGAGGTATTAACGTGA
- a CDS encoding TonB-dependent receptor — protein MKSTLKSIILLCVFSFGLIINGFAQNTLTQTIRGQVVDTDNNQRLSGVSIKLIGTEKGTLSDTLGQFRLISVPIGRYSLQISLVGYETLVLPEILVEAGKEKVITVSLKETTQQLSETVVRSARPSSQTSLQTITIEQTLRFAGTFFDPARLATSFPGVSAANDQANGLVIRGNSPTGTQWRLEGVEIVNPNHLSNAGTFSDRPTQTGGGTNILSAQLMERADFMTGAFPSDYGNVLGGVMDVHLRKGNDQKHEFTGQVGLIGVDFAAEGPLSRQNKSSYLVNYRYSFTGLLAMMGVKFGGEDIRFQDIAFNLSFPTKKAGHFTVFGMAGISSNVFQAERDTTLWKFQKDGYDIEFKNRMGAMGVTHSLNLSRNTLWKTTVAVSGLETRREGFQLNKANFARTLTQVDAFRKTRYSLSTSLTHKITPKVQWKEGVIITYQQDSVQISNDGVSKGQLEGLILQPYVALSGTLATRLTFQAGLHYLNYTYNQTQSLEPRISLRYSVTGRTAFTASYGLHSQLQLPQTYLSLFNSDAQLNLFPNKKLGFTKAHHYVLGWEQQLTALPKQSSLKVEVYYQSLFNVPIAQANSQIAGSNSFSALNLIEGFTNVGLENKGTGRNYGVEATYQQFLSKDFYALVTASLYNSTYKGQDGIERNTRFNGNHTFSLAAGKEFHKRANRTFGVNVRVLWLGGYRDSPIDADASKLAGRTIYKTSELYTIKVKDYFRPDVRIFWKRNKPNYTRTWSIDIQNLTNTENEAYSYYDTYQRQIVQQFQLGMIPVINYRVEF, from the coding sequence ATGAAGTCCACCTTAAAATCCATTATTTTACTTTGTGTTTTTTCTTTTGGTTTGATTATCAATGGGTTTGCCCAAAATACCCTCACCCAAACCATCCGAGGTCAAGTAGTAGATACCGATAACAACCAGCGATTGAGTGGAGTAAGTATCAAGCTCATTGGGACTGAAAAAGGTACATTGTCAGATACGTTGGGGCAATTTCGACTGATTTCAGTACCCATTGGTCGTTATTCACTACAAATAAGCCTAGTGGGTTACGAAACGCTGGTTTTACCCGAAATTTTGGTAGAAGCGGGAAAAGAAAAGGTGATTACAGTTTCGTTGAAAGAAACGACCCAACAACTTTCAGAAACGGTGGTGCGGTCGGCTAGGCCGTCATCCCAAACCAGCCTTCAAACGATTACCATTGAACAAACCCTGCGCTTTGCAGGTACATTTTTTGACCCAGCCCGTTTGGCTACGTCTTTCCCAGGGGTATCGGCAGCCAATGACCAAGCCAACGGATTAGTCATTCGCGGAAACTCACCGACGGGAACGCAATGGCGCTTAGAAGGGGTCGAAATTGTCAATCCTAACCACCTCAGCAACGCAGGTACATTCAGCGACCGACCCACACAAACGGGTGGTGGAACCAATATTTTGAGTGCACAACTTATGGAGCGTGCCGATTTTATGACGGGAGCTTTTCCGTCTGACTATGGCAATGTATTGGGTGGTGTAATGGATGTTCATTTGCGAAAAGGAAATGACCAAAAACACGAATTTACGGGCCAAGTGGGTTTAATTGGCGTAGATTTTGCCGCCGAAGGGCCGCTTTCGCGCCAAAACAAATCTTCCTATTTGGTCAATTATCGCTATTCGTTCACGGGTTTGTTGGCCATGATGGGCGTGAAATTTGGAGGAGAAGACATTCGTTTTCAAGATATAGCCTTCAATCTATCGTTCCCCACCAAAAAAGCGGGACACTTCACCGTCTTCGGAATGGCAGGAATTAGCAGCAATGTTTTCCAAGCCGAACGTGATACTACCTTGTGGAAATTCCAGAAAGACGGGTACGACATCGAATTTAAAAACCGAATGGGAGCAATGGGCGTTACTCATTCCCTGAACTTGTCCCGAAATACCCTTTGGAAAACCACCGTGGCGGTGTCGGGTTTGGAAACGCGCCGCGAAGGGTTCCAATTGAACAAAGCAAATTTTGCCCGTACCCTGACCCAAGTAGATGCGTTTCGGAAAACCCGCTATTCGCTTTCAACGTCACTGACGCACAAAATCACGCCCAAAGTTCAGTGGAAAGAAGGGGTGATTATTACGTACCAACAAGATTCAGTACAAATTAGTAACGACGGCGTTTCAAAAGGTCAACTTGAAGGATTGATTCTTCAGCCGTATGTTGCCCTCTCAGGGACGTTGGCAACGCGACTTACTTTCCAAGCGGGGCTGCATTATTTGAATTACACCTACAATCAAACACAGTCGCTCGAACCCCGCATTTCTTTACGTTACAGCGTTACGGGGCGGACGGCCTTCACGGCGTCGTATGGTTTGCATAGCCAACTCCAATTGCCACAGACGTATTTGTCACTTTTTAATTCGGATGCACAATTGAATTTGTTCCCCAATAAAAAACTGGGCTTTACCAAAGCGCACCATTATGTGTTAGGCTGGGAACAGCAATTGACGGCTTTGCCCAAACAGTCATCATTGAAAGTAGAAGTCTATTATCAGTCGTTGTTTAATGTACCTATTGCCCAAGCCAACAGCCAAATCGCAGGTAGTAATTCATTTTCGGCGCTGAATCTCATTGAAGGATTCACCAATGTGGGCTTAGAAAACAAAGGAACAGGACGCAATTACGGGGTGGAAGCGACCTATCAGCAGTTTTTGAGCAAAGATTTTTATGCGTTGGTTACAGCTTCTTTGTACAATTCAACCTACAAAGGTCAGGATGGCATCGAACGAAATACGCGTTTTAATGGTAACCATACCTTTAGCTTGGCGGCAGGGAAGGAGTTCCACAAACGTGCCAATCGCACCTTTGGCGTGAACGTTCGAGTGTTATGGCTAGGCGGTTACCGTGACTCACCGATTGATGCAGACGCTTCTAAATTGGCTGGAAGAACCATTTACAAAACATCGGAACTTTATACGATTAAAGTAAAAGATTATTTCCGTCCCGATGTTCGTATTTTCTGGAAACGTAACAAACCTAACTACACCCGTACGTGGTCGATTGATATTCAAAATTTGACCAATACTGAAAACGAAGCGTACAGCTACTACGATACTTACCAGCGTCAGATTGTCCAGCAATTCCAGTTGGGGATGATTCCAGTGATTAATTATCGCGTTGAGTTTTAA
- a CDS encoding type III pantothenate kinase, whose translation MDTTKRNAAVDVGNTFAKIGWFEGEKLMDTVSKIPIDRLEEHLRVNPPAYAIFSSTSQDTTKYTDLLREFGVTSFQLTPTLPLPIEKNYDTPNTLGADRVAAAVGAKVLFPNDHCLVIDMGTCVTYDWVSASGVFEGGIISPGFRMRFQAMNAFTKRLPLIEISSTDFQVPSLVGKSTRTAMESGAFNGLLAEIQGFIERYHSERGECQVLLCGGDAPLFENSLKNRIFAAPNVVLTGLNRILQYNINLQNA comes from the coding sequence ATGGATACCACGAAACGCAATGCGGCCGTTGATGTCGGGAATACCTTTGCCAAAATTGGGTGGTTTGAGGGAGAAAAGTTGATGGATACGGTGTCAAAAATTCCGATAGATAGATTGGAAGAACACCTTCGTGTCAATCCGCCAGCGTATGCAATATTTTCATCAACAAGCCAAGATACCACAAAATACACCGACCTACTGCGTGAATTTGGTGTAACTTCGTTTCAGTTGACTCCCACGTTGCCGTTGCCAATCGAAAAGAATTACGACACCCCTAACACCCTTGGAGCTGACCGCGTGGCGGCGGCGGTTGGGGCTAAAGTACTTTTTCCCAACGACCATTGTTTGGTCATTGACATGGGTACTTGTGTCACCTATGATTGGGTAAGTGCATCGGGAGTTTTTGAAGGAGGAATAATTTCTCCTGGCTTTCGTATGCGATTTCAAGCCATGAACGCGTTTACTAAAAGGTTGCCTTTGATAGAAATCAGCTCAACCGACTTTCAGGTACCAAGTTTAGTGGGAAAAAGCACCCGCACAGCCATGGAAAGCGGCGCATTTAATGGCCTTTTGGCCGAAATACAAGGGTTTATCGAACGCTATCATTCCGAACGAGGTGAATGTCAGGTGCTTTTGTGCGGAGGCGATGCACCTTTGTTTGAAAATAGCCTCAAAAATCGCATCTTTGCGGCACCAAATGTAGTTTTAACGGGTTTAAATCGAATTTTACAATATAATATCAATTTACAAAATGCGTAA